One genomic region from Arthrobacter sp. FB24 encodes:
- a CDS encoding sulfite exporter TauE/SafE family protein — protein MISGFESLEPATLILIIVAGFAAGWIDAVVGGGGLIQLPALLLVPGISPVQALATNKMGSIFGTTTSAVTYYRRVRPDLRTAIPMAVIALAGSFGGAVLAATLPASVFKPIIVAALVAVALFTAFKPNVGDLTSLRHDGRTHYVVACLIGAAIGFYDGLIGPGTGSFLIIALVSAMGYAFLEASAKAKIVNMATNAGALIFFLPHGSLMWGVGLVLGLANMAGGYLGARTAVKQGSTFIRNVFLAVVGALILKLGYDIWQDTFA, from the coding sequence GTGATCTCGGGATTCGAGTCGCTGGAGCCCGCCACGCTGATCCTGATCATCGTGGCGGGCTTCGCCGCAGGATGGATTGATGCCGTGGTGGGCGGCGGGGGGCTCATCCAGCTCCCGGCGTTGCTGCTGGTGCCGGGCATCAGCCCGGTCCAGGCCCTTGCCACTAACAAGATGGGGTCGATCTTCGGGACCACCACCAGCGCGGTGACGTACTACCGCCGCGTCCGGCCCGACCTGCGGACGGCCATCCCCATGGCCGTTATCGCGCTGGCCGGGAGCTTCGGCGGTGCCGTGCTGGCCGCCACCCTGCCGGCGAGTGTTTTCAAGCCCATCATCGTGGCGGCGTTGGTGGCCGTCGCGCTGTTCACGGCGTTCAAACCCAATGTCGGCGACCTGACCTCGCTCCGCCACGACGGCAGGACACACTACGTGGTGGCCTGCCTCATTGGAGCGGCTATCGGCTTCTACGATGGCCTGATCGGGCCCGGGACGGGATCATTCCTGATCATCGCCCTGGTGTCCGCGATGGGTTACGCCTTCCTTGAAGCCAGCGCCAAGGCAAAAATCGTGAACATGGCCACGAACGCCGGCGCTCTCATCTTCTTCCTGCCGCACGGCTCCCTGATGTGGGGCGTGGGACTGGTGCTGGGGCTCGCCAACATGGCAGGCGGCTACCTCGGGGCGCGGACAGCGGTGAAGCAGGGCAGCACCTTCATCCGCAACGTCTTCCTGGCCGTCGTCGGCGCCCTGATCCTCAAGTTGGGCTACGACATCTGGCAGGACACCTTCGCCTAG
- a CDS encoding pyridoxal phosphate-dependent decarboxylase family protein translates to MSTGDEPFRAALGAAARHANEWLESQPTRHVGPRATAGELEADFGGPMPETGLPAGDVIDYLAAKAEPGLMAMPSGRFFGWVIGGTLPAAMAADWLVSAWDQNSFLRAATPAAAVIEAAAGSWFLDLLGLPETADVGFVTGATMANFAGLSAARWRVLEKAGWDVNAAGLAGAPAVSCLVGQERHDSIDLALRYLGMGHPVAVPSDRQGRIDPAELDCALDRALVKASGGAGGSAPAPPIVCLQAGNLHSGAFDPFLEAVTVAKAHGAWVHVDGAFGLWAAAVPELAALTAGLHLADSWATDAHKTLNVPYDCGIVAVRDTEALEAALSVNPSYMIRDAGSAPDPFQTVPELSRRARGVPVWAALKSLGRNGVAEQVRNLVSRASQLARQLSALDGVEVLNDVAYTQVSLAFGDDATTRAVTARIIEDGLVWMSGSRWQGRDVLRISVSNWTTDDADVEAAVDAVRKALAAVRS, encoded by the coding sequence ATGTCAACAGGGGACGAACCCTTCCGGGCCGCCTTGGGCGCCGCAGCCCGGCATGCCAATGAATGGCTGGAAAGCCAGCCCACCCGCCACGTCGGGCCGCGGGCCACCGCGGGGGAGCTGGAAGCCGACTTCGGCGGCCCGATGCCCGAGACCGGCCTTCCGGCGGGCGACGTGATCGATTACCTCGCAGCCAAGGCGGAACCCGGCCTCATGGCAATGCCCTCGGGCCGCTTCTTCGGCTGGGTCATCGGCGGCACCCTGCCCGCCGCCATGGCGGCAGACTGGCTGGTCAGCGCCTGGGACCAGAATTCGTTCCTCCGCGCTGCCACGCCGGCCGCCGCGGTCATCGAGGCGGCCGCCGGGAGCTGGTTCCTGGACCTGCTGGGCTTGCCCGAAACGGCCGACGTCGGATTCGTCACCGGAGCGACGATGGCCAACTTCGCCGGCCTTTCCGCCGCGCGCTGGCGCGTCCTGGAGAAAGCCGGCTGGGACGTCAACGCCGCCGGGCTTGCCGGAGCTCCGGCTGTCAGCTGCCTTGTGGGGCAGGAACGCCATGACTCGATCGACCTCGCGCTGCGGTATCTGGGCATGGGGCACCCCGTCGCGGTGCCTTCGGACCGGCAGGGCCGCATTGATCCGGCGGAGCTGGACTGTGCCCTGGACCGCGCGCTGGTCAAAGCATCGGGCGGTGCGGGGGGATCGGCTCCTGCACCGCCGATCGTCTGCCTGCAGGCCGGAAACCTGCATTCCGGTGCGTTCGATCCGTTTCTCGAGGCGGTCACCGTGGCGAAGGCACACGGCGCATGGGTACATGTTGACGGTGCCTTCGGGCTCTGGGCGGCCGCGGTGCCGGAGCTCGCCGCCCTCACCGCCGGGCTGCACCTGGCGGACTCGTGGGCCACCGATGCGCACAAGACACTCAACGTGCCCTACGACTGCGGCATCGTTGCCGTGCGGGACACGGAAGCGCTGGAGGCGGCGTTGAGCGTCAACCCCAGCTACATGATTCGCGATGCCGGTTCGGCGCCGGACCCCTTCCAGACCGTGCCGGAACTTTCCCGCCGGGCACGCGGCGTTCCGGTGTGGGCGGCGCTGAAGTCCCTTGGCCGGAACGGTGTTGCTGAGCAGGTGCGGAACCTGGTCAGCCGGGCCTCGCAGCTGGCGCGGCAGCTGTCGGCACTGGACGGTGTTGAAGTGCTCAACGACGTCGCCTACACACAGGTCTCGCTGGCGTTCGGCGACGACGCCACCACGCGGGCGGTGACGGCCCGGATCATCGAGGACGGCCTCGTGTGGATGTCCGGTTCCCGCTGGCAGGGGCGGGATGTCCTGCGTATTTCGGTGAGCAACTGGACAACCGACGACGCCGATGTCGAAGCGGCGGTCGACGCGGTGCGGAAGGCCCTGGCAGCAGTCCGGAGCTAG
- a CDS encoding aminoglycoside phosphotransferase family protein: MKPPADVPIPPDLSRRYSRTSGGRAWLGSLQGLICGRLERWDLEVDLEPGQLPWNGHGGVVVPVTRKGVPAALKVAYPHDEARVERFALRLWDGQGAVRLLESDAGTCSMLLERLDAGCCLQQVPMETAVEVWGGLTRQLSLIPDQRPEWQEFHHVAARAEQWSDDLPADWEQLGRPFPRWLLEAALEVCQTRGAVGRRGGTDVLVNTDFHYLNILARPEGGFAAIDPQPMIGEAEFSVAPLLWNRIRDLPRSNPGRGLLDRCREFSAAAGLDAEVARQWSLAREVENALWYASRPLHDGDLARSLWVASTLAGRTLGGLPAAHDLPAPGK, from the coding sequence ATGAAACCGCCCGCAGATGTCCCGATCCCGCCCGACCTTAGCCGCCGCTACAGCCGGACCAGCGGCGGACGTGCCTGGCTGGGGTCACTCCAGGGACTGATCTGCGGACGCCTGGAGCGGTGGGACCTTGAGGTGGACCTCGAACCGGGCCAGTTGCCGTGGAACGGCCACGGCGGAGTGGTTGTCCCGGTCACCCGGAAGGGCGTCCCGGCCGCCCTGAAGGTTGCCTACCCGCACGACGAAGCCCGGGTTGAGCGTTTCGCCCTCCGGCTCTGGGATGGCCAAGGCGCGGTACGGCTCCTGGAGTCCGACGCCGGCACCTGTTCCATGCTGTTGGAGAGGCTGGACGCCGGCTGCTGCCTCCAGCAGGTCCCAATGGAAACGGCCGTGGAAGTGTGGGGCGGCCTGACACGGCAGTTGAGCCTCATCCCGGACCAGCGCCCGGAGTGGCAGGAATTCCACCATGTGGCCGCCCGCGCGGAGCAGTGGAGCGATGATCTTCCGGCGGACTGGGAGCAGCTCGGCAGGCCCTTTCCCCGTTGGCTCCTGGAGGCCGCCTTGGAAGTGTGCCAGACCCGCGGAGCCGTGGGCCGCCGTGGCGGGACCGATGTGCTGGTCAACACGGACTTCCACTACTTGAACATCCTGGCCCGGCCGGAGGGCGGTTTTGCCGCAATTGACCCGCAGCCGATGATCGGTGAAGCCGAGTTCTCCGTGGCGCCGCTCCTGTGGAACCGCATCCGCGACCTCCCCCGCAGCAACCCCGGCCGGGGATTGCTGGACAGGTGCCGTGAGTTCAGCGCCGCCGCAGGCCTTGATGCCGAGGTGGCCCGGCAATGGAGCCTCGCCCGTGAAGTTGAAAACGCGCTCTGGTATGCCTCGCGCCCCCTCCACGATGGCGACCTTGCGCGTTCACTCTGGGTGGCGAGCACGCTGGCCGGGCGAACCCTTGGCGGACTGCCGGCAGCCCATGACCTTCCGGCACCGGGGAAGTAG
- a CDS encoding VIT1/CCC1 transporter family protein, translating into MDSARVATQHENEPHHNDIAHRLNWLRAGVLGANDGIVSVAAIVVGVAGVTTDSGPILIAGTAGVVGGAISMALGEYVSVSSQKDSQQALIDKEKRELAEQPEEELEELTAIYQGKGLSPATARTVAKELTAHDALAAHLSAELHIDETDIVSPWHAAFASAIAFLVGAILPMLAILLPPENIRVPLTFAAVLVALAATGALGAWIGGGSKMKAAVRVVVGGALALIATFAIGTLLGASGVVA; encoded by the coding sequence ATGGACAGCGCCCGAGTAGCAACGCAGCATGAGAACGAACCGCACCACAACGACATAGCCCACCGGCTCAACTGGCTGCGCGCCGGCGTGCTCGGGGCCAACGACGGCATCGTTTCCGTCGCTGCGATCGTGGTGGGCGTCGCCGGTGTCACCACCGATTCCGGCCCCATCCTCATCGCCGGTACGGCCGGCGTGGTGGGCGGCGCCATTTCCATGGCGCTGGGCGAATACGTGTCCGTCAGCAGCCAGAAGGACAGCCAGCAGGCCCTCATCGATAAGGAAAAGCGCGAGCTGGCCGAACAGCCGGAAGAAGAGCTCGAGGAGCTCACCGCCATCTACCAAGGCAAGGGCCTCAGCCCCGCTACCGCCCGCACTGTGGCCAAGGAACTCACGGCCCACGATGCCCTGGCCGCCCACCTGTCCGCCGAATTGCACATCGACGAAACCGACATCGTCAGCCCGTGGCATGCAGCCTTCGCGTCTGCGATAGCCTTCCTGGTCGGAGCGATCCTGCCCATGCTGGCAATCCTGCTGCCCCCGGAAAACATCCGCGTTCCCCTGACCTTCGCGGCCGTGCTGGTGGCCTTGGCGGCAACCGGTGCCCTGGGGGCCTGGATCGGCGGAGGCTCGAAAATGAAGGCCGCCGTCCGGGTGGTGGTAGGCGGCGCCCTGGCACTTATCGCGACTTTCGCCATCGGCACCCTGCTCGGGGCCAGCGGCGTCGTGGCCTGA
- a CDS encoding ferritin-like domain-containing protein, giving the protein MKDDTKEKRRPGRYFRYGILASLALLVISLGLALTPGQPPEAPEPSFSERARASALAETMHLRTAGSLLADSVSGAERQALLRTVTLLTTQARALSGPDQKPPPAATAAASGTASGEPSASAPVNGEPVVADSPAGLVAAVSASGTRRLKDAEASDGGMARLLAAVGTAQLIQASSLAPAVGATAPELPVLPAPSPAPAAAAAASPSAASLPAASPAAGESSCPPAPAASGPAAGSATTATALAMTVKTEAETVYGYQVALARLDGAAAGSASQLLARHESVLAEAEALSRAQCVDIPPREAGYTLGPLFLESPAAGLGSLEAGTLPVYGDLVALSDGGIRQWAIAGLLAAANRAAQWGADSGPLPGIVVDTAQLPELATDSPAPESTAPGASPPPSDAGQ; this is encoded by the coding sequence GTGAAAGACGACACCAAGGAAAAACGCCGGCCGGGCCGCTATTTCCGGTACGGCATCCTGGCGTCATTGGCGTTGCTGGTCATCAGCCTGGGGCTGGCGCTGACACCGGGGCAGCCTCCGGAGGCGCCGGAGCCGTCGTTTTCCGAGCGGGCGCGGGCCTCGGCCCTTGCCGAAACGATGCACCTGCGCACGGCCGGCAGCCTTCTTGCGGATTCCGTTTCCGGGGCCGAGCGCCAGGCGCTGCTGCGCACTGTGACTTTGCTGACAACCCAGGCGAGGGCACTGTCCGGTCCCGACCAGAAGCCGCCTCCCGCGGCCACTGCCGCTGCATCCGGCACAGCATCAGGTGAGCCCTCAGCTTCCGCGCCCGTAAACGGAGAGCCCGTGGTGGCGGACTCCCCCGCCGGGCTGGTCGCCGCTGTATCGGCCAGCGGCACCCGGCGCCTCAAGGACGCGGAAGCCTCCGACGGCGGGATGGCCCGGCTGCTCGCCGCCGTCGGCACCGCCCAGCTTATTCAGGCGTCCTCGCTGGCGCCGGCGGTGGGGGCAACGGCCCCGGAACTGCCCGTGCTTCCGGCGCCGTCTCCGGCACCTGCGGCGGCGGCAGCTGCATCGCCGTCGGCCGCATCTCTGCCTGCTGCCTCGCCGGCCGCCGGCGAAAGTTCGTGCCCGCCCGCCCCGGCCGCGTCCGGGCCGGCCGCAGGCTCGGCGACAACGGCAACTGCCCTGGCAATGACAGTCAAGACCGAGGCTGAGACGGTCTACGGCTACCAGGTAGCTCTTGCCCGCCTCGACGGCGCCGCCGCCGGCTCCGCGTCACAGCTGCTGGCCCGGCATGAATCAGTCCTGGCCGAAGCAGAGGCGCTGAGCCGGGCACAGTGCGTGGACATTCCCCCGCGGGAGGCCGGCTACACCCTCGGCCCGCTGTTCCTCGAGTCGCCGGCAGCCGGCCTGGGCAGCCTCGAAGCAGGCACCCTTCCGGTGTACGGCGACCTGGTGGCCTTGAGCGACGGCGGCATCCGGCAATGGGCCATTGCGGGTTTGCTGGCCGCCGCCAACCGCGCCGCGCAATGGGGCGCCGACTCCGGCCCCCTGCCGGGCATCGTGGTGGACACCGCGCAGCTTCCCGAACTCGCCACGGACAGCCCGGCTCCGGAATCCACGGCGCCGGGTGCTTCGCCGCCGCCGTCGGACGCCGGCCAATAG
- the rimP gene encoding ribosome maturation factor RimP, with protein MSNAEATTSSDRTGTGKAEAESVHNPEAERVRALLEPSVQAHRLYLEDVSIHVAGANRVVHVVVDLPQEETGGVSLDVIAEISKELSGILDGDPSYDSRPYDLEVSSPGVGRPLTEPRHWHRARGRMVKVNVIQGENLTGRIQSVDDDGVTLVPEIAAKKGMKPKQGEPEKIPFDRIRNGKVEIEFSHLDEVGLEDENNGPSEEA; from the coding sequence GTGAGTAATGCAGAAGCCACGACTTCATCAGACCGGACCGGGACGGGCAAGGCTGAGGCCGAATCCGTGCATAACCCGGAGGCCGAGCGCGTCCGGGCGCTGCTGGAGCCCTCGGTCCAGGCACACCGGCTGTACCTGGAGGACGTGTCTATCCACGTCGCCGGTGCCAACCGGGTGGTCCACGTGGTGGTGGACCTGCCGCAGGAAGAAACCGGCGGAGTAAGCCTTGACGTTATTGCCGAGATCTCCAAGGAGCTCTCCGGCATCCTGGACGGCGATCCCAGCTACGACAGCCGCCCGTACGACCTCGAGGTTTCCTCGCCCGGGGTTGGACGTCCACTGACTGAACCGCGCCACTGGCACCGCGCCCGCGGCCGCATGGTCAAGGTGAATGTCATCCAGGGTGAGAACCTCACCGGCAGGATCCAGTCCGTTGACGACGACGGCGTGACCCTGGTTCCGGAGATCGCGGCCAAAAAGGGTATGAAGCCCAAGCAGGGCGAGCCCGAGAAGATTCCTTTCGACAGGATCCGCAATGGAAAAGTCGAGATAGAGTTCAGCCACCTCGATGAGGTCGGTCTGGAAGATGAAAACAATGGACCTTCTGAGGAGGCCTGA
- the nusA gene encoding transcription termination factor NusA, which produces MDIDMSALRLLEREREIPLDLLIPTIEQALLVAYHKSPGAFEKARAELDRKSGHVTIWATEIDDDGAPIGEFEDTPAGFGRIAASTARQIILQRLRDAEDDNVLGQFKGREGELVAGTIQQGNNPHMIQVNLGTVEALLPPPEQVPGEKYIHGNRLRAFVIDVHRGTKGPSITLSRSHPGLVRKLFELEVPEIADRSVEIVALAREAGHRTKIAVKANIPGINAKGACIGEMGSRVRAVMTELNDEKIDIVDFSEDPATFIASALSPSRVNSVTITDEATRSARVVVPDYQLSLAIGKEGQNARLAAKLTGWRIDIVSDAAVSREN; this is translated from the coding sequence ATGGATATTGACATGAGCGCACTGAGACTTCTGGAGCGTGAGCGTGAAATCCCGCTGGACCTCCTGATCCCGACCATCGAGCAGGCACTGCTGGTGGCCTACCACAAGTCTCCGGGAGCCTTTGAAAAGGCCCGCGCAGAGCTGGACCGCAAGAGCGGCCACGTGACCATCTGGGCCACTGAAATCGACGACGACGGCGCCCCCATCGGCGAGTTCGAAGACACCCCGGCCGGGTTCGGCCGCATCGCTGCCAGCACGGCACGGCAGATCATCCTGCAGCGCCTGCGCGACGCGGAGGACGACAACGTCCTGGGCCAGTTCAAGGGCCGCGAGGGCGAACTGGTTGCCGGCACCATCCAGCAGGGCAACAACCCGCACATGATCCAGGTGAACCTCGGAACGGTTGAGGCGCTGCTTCCCCCGCCTGAGCAGGTACCCGGCGAGAAGTACATCCACGGCAACCGGCTCCGCGCCTTCGTGATCGACGTGCACCGCGGCACCAAGGGCCCGTCCATTACGCTGTCCCGCTCGCACCCCGGCCTGGTCCGGAAGCTCTTCGAACTGGAAGTTCCGGAGATTGCCGACCGCTCGGTGGAGATCGTGGCGCTGGCCCGCGAAGCCGGGCACCGCACCAAGATCGCCGTCAAGGCCAACATCCCCGGCATCAATGCCAAGGGTGCCTGCATCGGTGAGATGGGTTCGCGCGTCCGGGCCGTTATGACCGAGCTCAACGACGAAAAGATCGACATTGTCGATTTCAGCGAGGACCCGGCGACCTTCATCGCCAGTGCCCTGTCGCCGTCGAGGGTGAATTCCGTCACCATCACGGATGAGGCAACGCGTTCCGCGCGTGTCGTCGTCCCTGACTACCAGCTGTCGCTGGCCATCGGCAAGGAGGGCCAAAACGCCCGCCTGGCCGCCAAGCTCACCGGCTGGCGGATTGACATCGTCTCCGACGCGGCGGTTTCGCGCGAAAACTGA
- a CDS encoding YlxR family protein: MALVQHLEDQPQRTCIGCRKKGPRSELLRLVAERNGSPVVVVDERRRMAGRGAWLHPSETCLALAIKRRAFGRALPGTTGTAAVERRITAGTQAVDTPVAAATTVQPESGSEN; the protein is encoded by the coding sequence GTGGCGCTAGTGCAACACCTTGAGGATCAGCCGCAACGCACCTGCATCGGATGCCGGAAGAAGGGCCCGCGGTCTGAGTTACTCCGGCTCGTCGCCGAACGCAACGGTTCCCCCGTTGTCGTGGTGGACGAACGACGCCGGATGGCTGGCCGGGGTGCATGGCTGCACCCCAGCGAAACGTGCCTGGCGCTGGCAATCAAGCGGCGTGCGTTCGGACGTGCCCTACCGGGCACCACCGGAACTGCCGCCGTCGAACGCCGGATAACGGCAGGCACGCAAGCCGTGGACACTCCGGTGGCCGCAGCAACAACCGTCCAACCTGAAAGCGGGTCAGAAAACTGA